In one Lolium rigidum isolate FL_2022 chromosome 3, APGP_CSIRO_Lrig_0.1, whole genome shotgun sequence genomic region, the following are encoded:
- the LOC124701262 gene encoding serine/threonine-protein kinase ATG1a-like, whose product MEEEKAEKDPPQPPRVVGDYELQEMVGKGTFAEVFRAAHRPTGARVAVKEIDRRRVDDYVRRGILQEMAILGSLSHPNILRLVDTIETGEKLLLVLEYCDGGDLEAYRQAHGGARNRLPEAVARDFTRQLAEGLKVLRGQRIVHRDLKPQNLLLSTNGDAITLKIGDFGFARSLMHENLAATFCGSPYYMAPEIWRGDKYDAKADLWSVGVILFQLVTGELPFLGENRVQLREKVLTSNGLSFPPDMEADLHPDFIDLCRRLICLDPAERMPFEEFFNHKFLATSRESEIISESHHDLDLKDTCQTVSTAIIKVNSETADPKVFDSWEWIEREYVLVHANTTSVEMLSLLEKSMKDFTGARSRGDDRLTCKESVQNQNRSSLCRVVTMKNHGCTPQSALHESISMENLRGRPLDCYTRLQLLNQYIVILTELAQEKLLKGLDLEALSLELVILAVWKEALSASSLLVDASDDGQFSTSADKNFLPKSEDRLSPNVAQGLDFTRLASVCYWAESGFIKAYDRAEKISHRLRENNDNTEMPDAMEIIFQNALVYGRGGAAKELLGCQSKSIALYSKAIILLTFILQEAASLPLNPVFSLSPFNQQRLHRYIANLRSHLCSAQLTGQQQRSIKN is encoded by the exons atggaggaggagaaggcggagaaGGACCCGCCGCAGCCCCCGCGGGTCGTGGGGGACTACGAGCTGCAGGAGATGGTCGGCAAGGGCACCTTCGCGGAGGTCTTCCGCGCCGCGCACCGCCCCACCGGCGCGCGCGTCGCCGTCAAGGAGatcgaccgccgccgcgtcgaCGACTACGTGCGCCGCGGCATACTGCAGGAGATGGCCATCCTCGGCAGCCTATCCCACCCCAACATCCTCCGGCTCGTCGACACCATCGAG ACGGGGGAGAAGCTGTTACTCGTACTGGAGTACTGCGACGGGGGAGACCTAGAGGCCTACAGGCAGGCGCACGGCGGCGCGCGCAACCGGCTGCCGGAGGCCGTCGCCAGGGACTTCACCCGCCAGCTCG CCGAGGGGCTCAAGGTGCTTCGGGGCCAGAGGATCGTGCACCGGGACCTCAAACCACAG AACCTTCTGCTATCAACTAATGGAGATGCCATTACACTGAAAATTGGCGATTTCGGGTTTGCTAG ATCTCTGATGCATGAAAATTTGGCTGCCACATTTTGTGGCTCTCCATATTATATGGCCCCAGAAATCTGGCGGGGGGATAAATATGATGCAAAG GCAGATCTATGGAGTGTTGGAGTCATACTATTCCAGCTAGTAACAGGGGAGTTACCATTTCTTGGGGAAAACAGAGTCCAG CTGCGTGAAAAAGTCCTGACATCCAATGGCCTTAGTTTCCCGCCAGATATGGAGGCTGATTTACATCCTGATTTCATTGACCTGTGCAGAAGACTCATATGCCTTGATCCAG CGGAGAGAATGCCTTTTGAGGAATTCTTTAATCACAAGTTTTTGGCAACATCAAG GGAAAGTGAAATTATCAGCGAGTCCCATCATGATCTTGATTTGAAGGATACATGCCAGACTGTCTCTACtgctatcatcaaagtaaattctgaAACTGCGGATCCAAAAG TATTTGATTCATGGGAGTGGATTGAACGAGAATATGTACTAGTTCACGCGAACACCACTTCTGTGGAAATGCTATCTTTACTTGAGAAGTCAATGAAAGATTTCACAGGTGCAAGATCCCGCGGTGATGACAGGTTGACTTGCAAAGAGTCTGTTCAGAACCAAAACAGAAGCTCCCTCTGTAGAGTGGTTACTATGAAAAACCATGGATGTACTCCACAGTCCGCTTTGCATGAGTCAATTTCTATGGAAAATCTGCGAGGGAGGCCACTTGATTGTTATACAAGGCTTCAGCTACTGAATCAGTATATTGTTATTCTCACAGAACTTGCTCAGGAGAAG CTTCTTAAAGGGCTTGACCTGGAGGCTCTGTCACTTGAACTTGTAATACTTGCTGTCTGGAAAGAGGCACTTAGTGCATCTAGCTTATTGGTGGATGCTTCAGATGATGGACAATTTTCAACATCTGCAGACAAGAATTTCCTGCCAAAGAGTGAGGATCGTCTATCACCAAATGTAGCACAAGGATTGGATTTCACTAGGTTGGCTTCTGTTTGTTACTGGGCTGAAAGTGGGTTTATCAAGGCATATGACCGCGCAGAGAAGATATCACATAGGTTGCGGGAGAACAATG ATAACACTGAGATGCCAGATGCGATGGAAATCATATTCCAAAATGCTTTAGTATATGGGAGAGGCGGTGCT GCAAAGGAACTTTTGGGATGCCAAAGCAAATCAATTGCACTGTACTCAAAAGCAATCATCCTGCTCACGTTTATATTGCAGGAAGCAGCTTCCTTGCCGCTAAATCCAGTCTTCTCCCTATCACCATTCAACCAGCAGCGTCTCCATAGGTACATAGCTAATTTGAGGAGTCATCTCTGCAGTGCTCAATTGACCGGGCAACAGCAGAGGTCCATCAAGAACTAA